A genome region from Gadus macrocephalus chromosome 15, ASM3116895v1 includes the following:
- the socs5b gene encoding suppressor of cytokine signaling 5b has protein sequence MDAVGKMWSNLRSKCHTLFHSDGSGAACDGVEADAVHCVVDLCPGGGPGEPQASAAPSPSRSILPLPLVTAGRRHHHNCVSDVPQFVEITVDKDTEDVRGGGATGVPMARRDSYSRHAPWGGKKKHSCSTKTQSSLEADRRSARSRGGGVRRDRRYGVSSIQEVGDCALGGRSLSARSLRQRLSDTVGLCLPLPARRRHPSKAPVVSKRKIHLTELMLETCPFPPGSDLAHKWHLIKQHTAPVSPHSSSALLDAFDPAHPSPEDEEERLRERRRQSIEEGVDPPPNAQIHTLEASPSGSSLYKLGPKMAPGVGEGSGEGVAGPSGACGPVPATAMASAQDCDSEEDSTTLCLQARRPKQRHGSGEGRQQQQLQPGPWKVHTQIDYIHCLVPDLLQITSLPCYWGVMDRYQAEALLDGRPEGTFLLRDSAQEDYLFSVSFRRYNRSLHARIEQWNHNFSFDAHDPCVFHSSTVTGLLEHYKDPSACMFFEPLLTAPLHRTFPFSLQHLARAAICRRSTYDGIGGLPLPPALQDFLKEYHYKQKVRVRWLEREPPLKLK, from the coding sequence ATGGACGCGGTGGGCAAGATGTGGAGCAACCTGCGAAGCAAATGCCACACCCTGTTCCACAGCGACGGCTCCGGTGCGGCCTGCGACGGCGTCGAGGCGGACGCCGTCCACTGCGTGGTGGACCTCTGCCCCGGAGGCGGTCCGGGGGAGCCCCAGGCTTCCGCGGCCCCCAGCCCGTCCAGGAGCATCCTCCCGCTCCCCCTGGTCACCGCCGGGCGGAGACACCACCACAACTGTGTGTCCGACGTGCCCCAGTTCGTGGAGATCACCGTCGACAAGGACACGGAGGACgtgcgcggcggcggcgcgacGGGGGTCCCCATGGCCCGTCGAGACTCCTACTCCCGACACGCTCCGTGGGGGGGCAAGAAAAAACACTCGTGCTCCACCAAGACACAGAGCTCCCTGGAGGCGGACCGGCGGTCGGCCAGGTCGCGGGGCGGCGGGGTGCGGCGCGACCGGCGCTACGGCGTCAGCTCCATCCAGGAGGTCGGGGACTGTGCGCTGGGGGGGCGGAGCCTCAGCGCCCGCTCGCTGCGGCAGCGGCTCAGCGACACGGTGGGCCTCTGCCTGCCGCTCCcggcccgccgccgccacccgtCCAAAGCCCCCGTCGTGTCCAAGCGCAAGATCCACCTGACGGAGCTCATGCTGGAGACCTGCCCCTTCCCGCCCGGCTCGGACCTGGCCCACAAGTGGCACCTCATCAAGCAGCACACGGCGCCCGTCAGCCCGCATTCCTCCAGCGCCCTGCTGGACGCCTTCGACCcggcccacccctcccccgaggacgaggaggagcgtCTGCGCGAGCGCCGCCGGCAGAGCATCGAGGAGGGCGTGGACCCGCCGCCCAACGCCCAGATCCACACGCTGGAGGCCTCGCCGTCGGGCTCCTCCCTCTATAAACTGGGACCAAAGATGGCGCCTGGCGTCGGAGAGGGctcgggggagggggtggcgggGCCCTCGGGGGCCTGCGGGCCGGTGCCGGCCACGGCCATGGCCTCGGCCCAGGACTGTGACTCTGAGGAGGACTCGACCACCCTGTGTCTGCAGGCCCGCAGGCCCAAGCAGAGACACGGCTCCGGGGAAggccggcagcagcagcagctgcagccgggGCCCTGGAAGGTCCACACCCAGATCGACTATATCCACTGTCTGGTGCCGGACCTGCTGCAGATCACGTCGTTGCCCTGCTACTGGGGCGTGATGGACCGCTACCAGGCTGAGGCGCTGCTGGACGGCCGGCCCGAGGGCACCTTCCTGCTGCGGGACTCCGCCCAAGAAGACTACCTCTTCTCCGTCAGCTTCCGCCGCTACAACCGCTCGCTGCACGCCCGCATCGAGCAGTGGAACCACAACTTCAGCTTTGACGCCCACGACCCGTGCGTGTTCCACTCGTCCACCGTGACGGGCCTGCTGGAGCACTACAAGGACCCCAGCGCCTGCATGTTCTTTGAGCCGCTGCTGACGGCGCCGCTCCACCGGACCTTCCCCTTCAGCCTGCAGCACCTGGCCCGCGCCGCCATCTGCCGCCGGAGCACGTACGACGGCATCGGCGGGCTGCCGCTGCCCCCGGCGCTGCAGGACTTCCTCAAGGAGTACCATTACAAACAGAAGGTGCGCGTGCGCTGGCTGGAGCGGGAGCCGCCCCTCAAGCTCAAGTAG